In one Serinus canaria isolate serCan28SL12 chromosome 2, serCan2020, whole genome shotgun sequence genomic region, the following are encoded:
- the FKBP9 gene encoding peptidyl-prolyl cis-trans isomerase FKBP9, producing MAGPAAVRRRGPGCGSLLLLLPALLESWAACQAPPVPAAEITPDGTELGVERRFVPESCPRAVRPGDFVRYHYLGAFPDGTRFDSSYDRGSTFNVFVGKGQLIAGMDQALVGMCVNERRFVKIPPKLAYGSEGVPGVIPPNAVLHFDVLLIDLWNSEDEVQVQTYFKPEKCPRTVQVSDFVRYHYNGTFLDGTLFDSSHNRMRTYDTYVGIGWLIPGMDQGLLGMCVGEKRIITIPPFLAYGEDGDGKEIPGQASLVFDVVLLDLHNPKDGIAIENQLVPESCERRSQTGDFLRYHYNGTLLDGTLFDSSYSRNRTYDTYVGKGYVIAGMDEGLLGVCTGEKRRIIIPPHLGYGEEGRGKIPGSAVLVFDIHVVDFHNPSDSVSITVHHKPSNCTVLSKKGDYLKYHYNASLLDGTLLDSTHSLGKTYNIVLGSGQVVLGMDMGLQDMCVGERRTVVIPPHLGYGEDGVEGEVPGSAVLVFDIELLELVSGLPEGYMFVWNGEVSANLFEEIDQNHDGEVLLEEFSEYIQTQVDTGKGKLAPGFDFEKIVKNMFTNQDRDGNGKVTPEEFKLKDQEAKEEHDEL from the exons ATGGCGGGGCCGGCGGCCGtgcggcggcggggcccgggctGCGGgtcgctgctgctgctgctgccggcgctgctggagagctgggcgGCCTGCCAGGCGCCGCCGGTGCCCGCCGCCGAAATCACTCCGGACGGCACCGAGCTCGGCGTCGAGCGGCGCTTCGTGCCCGAGAGCTGCCCGCGGGCCGTGCGCCCCGGAGACTTCGTGCGCTACCACTACCTCGGCGCCTTCCCCGACGGCACCCGCTTCGACTCCAG CTATGACAGGGGATCCACGTTCAATGTGTTTGTGGGCAAAGGTCAGCTTATTGCTGGGATGGACCAAGCTCTGGTGGGCATGTGTGTGAATGAGCGCCGGTTTGTGAAGATTCCCCCTAAGCTTGCCTATGGAAGTGAAGGCGTCC CTGGTGTGATACCCCCCAATGCTGTGCTCCATTTTGACGTGCTCCTGATAGATCTGTGGAACTCGGAGGACGAAGTGCAGGTTCAGACTTACTTCAAACCTGAGAAGTGTCCTCGGACAGTGCAGGTGTCTGACTTTGTACGGTACCATTACAATGGAACATTCTTGGATGGGACCCTGTTTGATTCAAG CCATAATCGGATGCGAACTTATGATACCTATGTGGGGATTGGATGGCTGATTCCTGGTATGGACCAGGGTCTCTTGGGAATGTGCGTAGGGGAGAAGCGCATTATCACCATACCACCTTTCCTGGCGTATGGAGAGGATGGAGATG GTAAGGAGATCCCTGGCCAAGCTTCCCTTGTGTTTGATGTGGTTTTGCTGGATCTGCATAACCCCAAGGATGGTATTGCTATTGAGAACCAGCTCGTGCCTGAATCTTGTGAGCGGAGAAGCCAGACAGGAGACTTTCTGCGATACCATTACAACGGCACACTTTTGGATGGCACATTATTTGATTCCAG tTATTCCCGAAACCGTACATATGACACCTATGTTGGGAAAGGTTATGTGATTGCTGGAATGGATGAAGGTTTGCTAGGTGTCTGCACTggtgaaaaaagaagaataataatCCCCCCTCATCTTGGATATGGAGAAGAAGGGAGAG GAAAGATTCCAGGATCTGCAGTGCTGGTCTTTGATATCCACGTGGTGGACTTCCACAACCCCTCGGATTCGGTCAGCATCACTGTTCACCACAAACCTTCCAACTGCACTGTGCTGAGCAAGAAGGGGGATTACCTGAAATACCACTACAATGCTTCACTCCTGGATGGAACCCTGCTGGACTCCAC ACACAGCCTTGGCAAGACCTACAACATAGTTCTGGGATCTGGTCAGGTGGTGTTGGGGATGGACATGGGCCTTCAGGACATGTGTGTTGGGGAACGACGGACAGTCGTTATCCCACCTCACCTCGGTTATGGAGAAGATGGAGTTG AAGGAGAAGTGCCTGGTAGTGCTGTATTGGTTTTCGACATTGAACTGCTGGAATTGGTGTCCGGCTTGCCTGAAGGATACATGTTTGTATGGAATGGGGAAGTCTCTGCCAACCTTTTTGAAGAAATAGACCAAAATCATGATGGAGAAGTTCTTTTGGAGGAG TTTTCAGAGTACATCCAAACTCAAGTTGATACTGGCAAGGGAAAATTAGCTCCTGGCTTTGATTTTGAGAAGATTGTTAAAAATATGTTCACCAATCAAGACCGGGATGGAAATGGTAAAGTTACTCCTGAAGAATTTAAGTTGAAAGATCAGGAGGCCAAAGAGGAGCACGATGAACtgtaa
- the NT5C3A gene encoding cytosolic 5'-nucleotidase 3A isoform X4, with protein sequence MPEFQKKTVHIKDPARVEEIICGLIKGGAAKLQIITDFDMTLSRFSYNGKRCPTCHNIIDNSKIITDECRKKLFQLKETYYAIEIDPALTIEEKYPYMVEWYHKSHALLIEQGLQKDKFAEIVRESDVMLKEGYENFFDKLSEHNIPVFIFSAGIGDILEEVIHQAGVYHSNVKVVSNFMDFDENGILKGFKGELIHVYNKHDGALKNTEYFKQLKDNSNIILLGDSQGDLSMADGVANVEHILKIGYLNDKVDELLEKYMDSYDIVLVKDESLEVANSILQKIL encoded by the exons ATGCCAGAATTTCAGAAGAAGACTGTCCATATTAAGGATCCAGCAAGAGTAGAGGAGATTATTTGTGGCCTCATCAAAGGTGGAGCTGCCAAACTTCAG ATTATTACAGATTTTGATATGACATTAAGTAGATTTTCCTACAATGGAAAAAGATGTCCAACTTGTCATA ACATCATTGATAACTCTAAGATCATCACAGATGAATGTCGGAAAAAG ttatttcagctgaaagaaacTTACTATGCCATTGAAATTGATCCAGCTCTCACCATTGAAGAGAAATACCCATACATGGTAGAATG GTACCATAAATCTCATGCACTACTCATTGAACAAGGCTTACAGAAGGACAAGTTTGCAGAAATTGTAAGGGAATCTGATGTTATGCTGAA AGAAGGGTATGAGAACTTCTTTGATAAGCTCAGTGAACATAATATTCCTGTGTTCATATTTTCTGCTGGGATTGGTGACATTCTTGAGGAAGTAATCCACCAGGCTGGGGTCTACCATTCTAATGTCAAAGTGGTTTCCAATTTCATGGATTTTGATGAAAAT GGAATATTAAAAGGATTTAAAGGAGAATTGATTCATGTTTACAACAAACATGACGGTGCCTTGAAGAACACAGAGTACTTCAAACAGCTAAAAGACAACAGCAATATCATACTGCTGGGTGATTCTCAAGGAGACTTGAGTATGGCAGATGGAGTAGCAAATGTTGAGCACATTCTTAAGATTGGCTATCTCAATGATAAA GTAGATGAGCTTTTGGAAAAATACATGGACTCTTATGATATTGTCTTGGTGAAAGATGAATCCCTGGAAGTTGCCAACTCCATTCTACAGAAAATCCTGTAA